One Microplitis mediator isolate UGA2020A chromosome 3, iyMicMedi2.1, whole genome shotgun sequence DNA segment encodes these proteins:
- the LOC130664729 gene encoding musculin-like: MPRKRRMSTSYLDDEDYSLDDKYSKDDGEVRAPRNAANARERARMRVLSKAFCRLKTTLPWVPADTKLSKLDTLRLAATYIAHLRAVLREDNDSHLDSTKPLSLTLSWPFAYQNNNSSSVIVNTNCTVSSTSETSHFNQYCLRSQHEANDLQRYQNSSNRYNHESHQIYY; encoded by the exons ATGCCGCGAAAAAGGAGAATGTCAACAAGTTATTTAGACGACGAAGATTATTCTCTGGATGATAAATACAGCAAAGATGATGGTGAAGTCCGTGCTCCGAGAAATGCCGCAAATGCACGTGAAAGAGCCAGAATGAGGGTATTGAGTAAAGCATTTTGTCGTCTTAAAACAACTCTACCTTGGGTACCAGCCGATACAAAACTCAGTAAATTAGATACACTTCGTTTGGCTGCTACTTATATCGCTCATTTACGTGCAGTTCTTCGTGAGGACAATGATAGTCATTTAGATTCAACGAAACCTTTATCTTTGACTCTG TCATGGCCTTTTGcttatcaaaataataattcatctTCAGTTATCGTCAACACAAATTGCACAGTATCATCGACATCCGAAACGTCACATTTCAATCAATATTGTCTTCGGTCGCAACATGAAGCAAATGATCTACAACGTTACCAAAATTCGTCTAATCGATATAATCATGAGTCACATCAAATTTACTATTGA